The Vicia villosa cultivar HV-30 ecotype Madison, WI linkage group LG1, Vvil1.0, whole genome shotgun sequence genome includes a region encoding these proteins:
- the LOC131637320 gene encoding protein PIN-LIKES 2-like encodes MSEVLHENMRSNSEDIRTSLQPLLKLISLTLIGLFLANPKMQLIPRATFKLLSKLVFALFLPCLIFSELGASITLENFKEWWFIPINVLLSTFFGSLLGFIVVIICQPPHRFNRFTIIMTGFGNTGNLLIAVVGSVCHTQNNPFGKQCKARGVAYVSFSQWISVILVYTFVYHMMEPPFEYYEVVENEDEIIEEQEESILNDVSRPLLVEAEWPGIEDKETQHSKTPFIARIFMSISGKSASIIPGLGFESGSGILDGRESSENNLMSIRCLAEPRVFRRIRIVAEQTPIRHILQPPTIASLLAIIIGTVPQMKTFFFGDNAPMSFMTDSLEILAGAMVPCVMLILGGMLAEGPNESTLGIRTTIGIIVARLVVLPVIGIGVILLADKLNFLVENDAMFRFVLLMQYTTPSAILLGAIASLRGYSVSEASAILFWQHVFALFSLSLYIIVYFRVIEYF; translated from the coding sequence ATGTCAGAAGTTTTGCATGAAAATATGAGATCTAACAGTGAAGATATTCGAACTTCTCTTCAGCCTCTGCTGAAGTTAATCTCCCTCACACTCATAGGACTATTTCTTGCAAACCCAAAAATGCAGTTAATTCCCAGAGCCACATTCAAACTCCTAAGTAAACTTGTCTTTGCATTGTTTTTACCTTGTCTAATATTTAGTGAACTTGGTGCCAGCATAACCCTAGAGAATTTTAAGGAATGGTGGTTCATACCAATCAATGTACTTCTCAGTACATTTTTTGGAAGCTTACTTGGATTCATAGTGGTGATTATATGTCAACCACCTCATAGGTTTAATAGATTCACAATCATAATGACCGGGTTCGGAAACACCGGTAATCTTCTCATTGCTGTAGTTGGATCTGTCTGTCACACTCAAAATAACCCTTTTGGAAAACAATGCAAAGCAAGAGGTGTAGCTTATGTTTCTTTCTCCCAATGGATCTCTGTGATTCTTGTTTACACTTTTGTTTATCACATGATGGAGCCTCCTTTTGAGTATTATGAGGTTGTTGAAAATGAAGATGAAATCATAGAAGAACAAGAGGAATCAATACTTAATGATGTTAGTAGACCACTTCTTGTAGAAGCCGAGTGGCCCGGTATTGAGGATAAGGAAACTCAACATTCTAAGACTCCGTTTATTGCTAGAATCTTtatgagcatttctgggaaatccGCGTCTATTATTCCTGGTCTTGGTTTTGAGTCAGGGTCAGGAATACTGGACGGGAGAGAAAGTAGTGAGAATAATCTTATGTCAATTAGGTGTTTAGCCGAGCCTAGAGTTTTTAGAAGGATAAGAATTGTTGCTGAACAAACGCCAATTCGTCACATACTTCAACCACCAACAATTGCATCTTTGTTGGCTATCATCATAGGAACTGTGCCTCAGATGAAAACATTTTTCTTTGGAGATAATGCACCAATGTCCTTTATGACAGATAGTTTGGAAATATTGGCTGGTGCAATGGTACCTTGTGTGATGCTTATATTAGGAGGTATGCTAGCTGAAGGACCAAATGAATCTACACTTGGAATTAGGACTACTATAGGGATCATTGTGGCAAGACTTGTGGTGCTTCCGGTTATAGGAATTGGTGTTATTCTGTTGGCTGATAAGTTGAATTTCTTGGTTGAGAATGATGCTATGTTTAGATTTGTGCTATTGATGCAGTATACAACACCAAGTGCTATTTTGCTTGGAGCAATAGCTAGCTTGAGAGGCTATTCAGTTAGTGAAGCTTCAGCAATTCTATTTTGGCAGCATGTCTTTgctcttttttctctttctttgtaCATTATAGTTTACTTTAGAGTAATTGAATACTTttag
- the LOC131606271 gene encoding F-box protein At2g26160-like, with amino-acid sequence MDIECAELPQEIIELISKRLTVYSDYLRFRCVCHSWNSYVPKTPLHLPPQLPWLMVSHNSFFDPSTNKTHYINVPLSSTYKTRICGSSFGWLVILHQIWQVRLLNPITHATISLPSLSTLPEFVRRPLDCKSNQFLRKVVLSSNPSDSDDFVAITIVHLSWLAFCRKGYESWVLFTINEYYEWMDVAFKNGLFYAVSTKGMIAVCDVEAPRLSIIKTTNPVDLWCDMHYLVFSGEDMLLVSSFLLREYVSRSEWFQILKMNWNELKWEEIQTLGKKMLFVGSMSSVSFSAADFAGSPPNRIYFINDVYRKNDFGIFSLSSPSLELLVRYKLNSVPSFKGPIWVTPNPR; translated from the coding sequence ATGGACATAGAGTGCGCTGAATTACCACAAGAAATCATAGAATTAATATCCAAAAGGCTGACAGTCTACTCCGACTATCTCCGATTCCGATGCGTATGTCACAGTTGGAATTCCTATGTTCCCAAAACCCCTCTCCATCTACCACCTCAACTCCCATGGCTCATGGTTTCACATAATTCCTTCTTTGACCCATCCACCAACAAAACCCACTACATCAATGTCCCTCTATCTTCTACTTACAAAACTCGTATATGCGGTTCTTCTTTTGGCTGGCTCGTCATTCTCCACCAAATCTGGCAGGTTCGGCTTCTCAACCCTATAACACACGCCACAATTTCTCTTCCTTCTCTCAGCACTTTGCCAGAGTTTGTTAGACGGCCTTTGGATTGTAAGAGTAACCAATTCCTTAGAAAAGTTGTCTTGTCGTCTAACCCATCTGATAGCGACGACTTCGTAGCAATCACCATTGTTCATTTAAGTTGGTTAGCATTCTGTAGAAAAGGCTATGAATCTTGGGTTCTCTTCACTATCAATGAATATTATGAATGGATGGATGTTGCATTCAAAAACGGTTTGTTCTATGCTGTGAGCACGAAAGGAATGATAGCCGTGTGTGATGTTGAAGCTCCTCGACTCTCCATTATTAAGACGACAAACCCTGTCGATTTATGGTGTGATATGCACTATCTTGTGTTTTCCGGGGAGGACATGTTGCTGGTCTCTTCCTTCTTGCTAAGGGAATATGTATCTCGCTCAGAGTGGTTTCAAATtttaaagatgaattggaatgaACTAAAGTGGGAAGAAATTCAAACTTTAGGCAAAAAGATGTTGTTTGTAGGGTCGATGTCTTCTGTTTCTTTTTCTGCTGCTGATTTTGCTGGATCTCCTCCAAATCGTATCTATTTCATTAACGATGTTTATAGGAAAAACGATTTTGGCATCTTTAGTTTATCAAGTCCAAGCCTTGAGTTGTTGGTCCGTTATAAACTAAATTCAGTTCCTAGTTTTAAAGGTCCAATTTGGGTTACACCAAATCCGCGATGA